CTGAAATGGTTGTAGTTCCGGATTTGTATACGGCTTTCTTTTATACGCTGGTGGATCTTCTGATCGTAGCGCATTTTTCACAGTGTTTCTCGATAAATCGAGTTGCTTTGCAATTGACCTTGTTCCCATTTTGGGATTTCGCTTCTTTAGGTTCTTTATTGTTATCCAATCTTCCATTGAGATCACCCAAAACCTCCTGCAATAAAACATGAGGATTTTAGTATATAGGGTGGGTCAATTTTCAATGGGAAAAGTGGGGCAATTTTAGGTGGGAATTTTCATCCCTGATACTGATGGGGAAGAATGGTTGATGAGAGGGGCAATTCCGCACAGATACTATTATTTAATCTTGTCATGATGAGATACCCCCCAAGGGGACTTGAGAGATTTGAGGTATGATTGTACTTAGGAGAGGTTTAGATAAGCGCTTGTCTCAAATCATCTAAATTTGTGATTGGAGTCTTGCATGTGAAGTTTTCACAAATATACACAGTTGGATTACCCTGGATGGCTACCCTGTTTCTAATTAATGGTATCATATCCAAAAGTTCATCCAAAGTAACATCAGAATCTATTAAGATGAGGATTCTATTTGGCATAAAATGACGGTTGATCTCAGCCACAAATGCATCGGCCTCTTTAGTGGTTTGACTTACTACCACAATTTGCAAAGGGCTGCTTAGATAAAAATCAACCCCACAAAGCATTTGTGTGTGTGCCAGTGGATTTTGCTCAAGTTCCATACCAAAGGCCCGAAAAATTTTTTCAGCATATGTTGTCAGCTCCTCATTGACAGTTATTGCTGCAAGTCTAAGCAGGTTGTGTGCGGCAATTGAATTACCGGAAGGAGTTGGTCCATCATAAGCTTCCTTTATAGATACAATAAGTTCAGTTTCACCATAGGCATTGAAATAGAATCCTCCATCAGCTTTATCCCAGAACATCTCAATCATACTTTCATTTAATTGGATTGCTTTTTTCAGCCATTGCGAATCGAAACTGGCCTCATACAGATCAAGCAGTGCTGCAATAAAAAAAGTGTAATCTTCCAGATTTGCAGGAATCGCAACTTCGTGATCCCTATAGCGTCTATATAATTGTCCTTCATTTAAGAGATTGTCAAGGATGAACCGAGCTGCTGAAGTTGCCATTTCTAAAAAGCGTTTATCATGCAATACCTGATATCCTGCTGAAAAAGCACTGATCATCAGACCGTTCAATCCGGTAATGATCTTATCATCGGTTGCCGGTCGTACCCTTTGATTACGTGCATTGAGAAGCTGCTGCATGGCCTTAATTGTAGCATCCGGATAGTTCACATCACTAACTGTTTTGGTTATATGAAATACGCTGCTGCCTCCTTCAAAGTTCCCTTGTTGAGTTATTCCGAAGTATTGGCAGATGGTTTCGCTTAGCTCTTTATCAAGAACTGAATTTATTTCAGTATGTGACCATACATAGAATGCACCTTCACTACCTTCGCTATCAGCATCCAATGCTGAGTAAAAACCTCCGTCTGGGCTGGTCATCTCTTGTATTACCCAATCCAGTGTCCGTTTACCTATCTGCGAAAAAAATGAGTCACCTGTAATC
The window above is part of the ANME-2 cluster archaeon genome. Proteins encoded here:
- a CDS encoding thioredoxin domain-containing protein — translated: MPGGNKVSKWTPNALINEKSPYLLQHAYNPVDWFPWGKEALSRARNEDKPIFISIGYSTCHWCHVMARESFENTQTADILNANFICIKVDREERPDLDEIYMRSVQMLAGTGGWPLSVFLTPDKTPFYGGTYFPPEPRHGLPAFNDLLQTIMQIWRDDREQIKQNSKHILQLLNNSYLHKPEIRTETISSDLLDNAYEQLILQFDSDYGGFGTDIRYGLVKIPKFPQPGFLSFLLRYYHRTKEKSALTMVEKTLYAMAEGGIFDYLGGGFHRYSTDNQWLIPHFEKMLYDNALLSRVYFEAYQITGDSFFSQIGKRTLDWVIQEMTSPDGGFYSALDADSEGSEGAFYVWSHTEINSVLDKELSETICQYFGITQQGNFEGGSSVFHITKTVSDVNYPDATIKAMQQLLNARNQRVRPATDDKIITGLNGLMISAFSAGYQVLHDKRFLEMATSAARFILDNLLNEGQLYRRYRDHEVAIPANLEDYTFFIAALLDLYEASFDSQWLKKAIQLNESMIEMFWDKADGGFYFNAYGETELIVSIKEAYDGPTPSGNSIAAHNLLRLAAITVNEELTTYAEKIFRAFGMELEQNPLAHTQMLCGVDFYLSSPLQIVVVSQTTKEADAFVAEINRHFMPNRILILIDSDVTLDELLDMIPLIRNRVAIQGNPTVYICENFTCKTPITNLDDLRQALI